One Leptolyngbya sp. 'hensonii' DNA segment encodes these proteins:
- a CDS encoding discoidin domain-containing protein, which produces MRQVDTSVFVVLASLLFTCSADAASINLATNGTATASSTWLPSMSPDKAIDGDNNTGWNSGNVPWFSPQWIEIDLGQASTINQITGFVDQWPSGYTKHNIYLDGIFNFTWEGDTAYSSLLSYIFQSPVTAQKVKIETTISPSWVGWKEFQILQELPSVPTSVPEPLGFFGISAVAGLSLMLKRRQMQH; this is translated from the coding sequence ATGCGTCAAGTCGATACTTCTGTATTCGTTGTTCTTGCATCGTTACTATTTACTTGCTCTGCGGATGCGGCATCTATAAACCTAGCAACTAATGGAACCGCTACTGCCAGCAGCACTTGGCTCCCATCAATGTCACCCGATAAAGCAATTGATGGAGACAACAATACTGGATGGAATTCTGGCAATGTTCCTTGGTTTTCTCCTCAATGGATTGAAATTGATTTAGGTCAAGCTTCAACCATTAACCAAATCACGGGTTTTGTTGATCAGTGGCCTAGTGGTTATACAAAACACAACATTTACTTAGATGGGATATTCAACTTTACCTGGGAGGGGGATACCGCTTACTCGTCTTTGCTAAGTTATATTTTTCAGTCCCCTGTTACGGCACAAAAAGTCAAAATTGAGACAACGATTAGCCCTAGTTGGGTCGGTTGGAAAGAATTTCAAATTTTGCAAGAGCTTCCTTCCGTTCCTACTTCTGTGCCGGAACCGCTTGGATTTTTTGGTATTTCAGCCGTTGCTGGGCTAAGCCTCATGCTCAAGCGACGGCAAATGCAACATTGA